In a single window of the Candoia aspera isolate rCanAsp1 chromosome 14, rCanAsp1.hap2, whole genome shotgun sequence genome:
- the SLX4 gene encoding structure-specific endonuclease subunit SLX4 isoform X3 translates to MNGFRFLRATLRRPARGFCNCEAPRRLGAARPPGALARLHRACAAVVPKMGDSEDEFRLLVPPGRRRGAAPVVRGECGRPGGERGPLGAAGAAPGAGPLTLLVDGGRERDGAPSAARPAGRKRRKAAAAGELLTALAMSRSGAGPGGKRPRAEKRDRGKPPPPLLLQGPEEARRGLEARAALLLSEAPAAPCTPPLPTSRWREAAVGSLAEPEDSRCSLWELSSLTGRCAPDGVAAHWAEERREFSMSAALPESGRSPEVEHFPSRICGYFQENSPGHPKKLAHQRDADTLQDLLELAGEGLTLTQWNLDIRQLERPEQEQKPGVLQNTFIRLLQQQQQQQQLSQKRSCETVRTIFPLDSLAAAFKEMVNNPHLSDIQIQVDSGEILYAHMFVLYARCPQLLQFVGHRSFVVAEDGEVRACRVLLHDTPREAVALFLNYLYTAEHFIPQHLLSDVADLAIRFGVKELAVLCEGQPSEGICIEKSADDKDRPGTFEELLKSMWPDEDEETAPKSVRRDEISDSMNDQELEEIYTFVATQRRMTPDEVRNEKVCVECRHDEGEEKIGQDGASCPRKVLEKSTRGMTIRKVKPDNGPCARERDVVVVDDSEEEQEVGPPFSRGIFAEPLEMITVNARNPLGTSVDVFDVQDNNPVTVGSSIANSAATFHSGVGDLLLHNSQNWSGEDSDSSEVLPVSQSLSASIPVPKISDLTCQAREISCITPQMSFPPYSSMDTPELKKELSRFGVRALPKQQMVLKLKEIFKFTHQQAGTNSKKKAVSVATSSFQKLQQKFVSPYLMLQGSQNTNSFTDISEGGNQRPEAGFGWPKGATVPANRLTIGGGTGDLILTASQESAGSSGAGSETCATSQSSSTEFEISMLAEKEEDVPASQIAETGEVRKLEILKHYIHSNPSLCQQILLYQPIELSVLHAELKENGIRIALDKLLDFLDANCITFTTAEARREKKQHLHRSKKKGRR, encoded by the exons atGAACGGCTTCCGATTCCTTCGTGCGACCCTTCGGCGGCCGGCTCGGGGCTTCTGTAACTGCGAGGCGCCAAGGCGGTTGGGGGCGGCGCGGCCGCCAGGCGCCCTCGCGAGGCTCCATCGCGCCTGCGCGGCAGTAGTACCGAAAATGGGCGACTCGGAGGACGAGTTCCGGCTGCTGGTCCCGCCGGGGCGCCGGCGGGGGGCGGCTCCAGTCGTTCGCGGCGAGTGCGGCCGGCCCGGGGGGGAGCGCGGGCCTCTCGGGGCGGCCGGAGCTGCTCCCGGCGCCGGGCCGCTCACTCTCCTGGTGGACGGCGGGCGGGAGCGGGACGGCGCCCCTTCGGCGGCGCGCCCGGCCGGGAGGAAGAGGCggaaggcggcggcggccgggGAGCTGCTCACGGCCCTGGCGATGTCGCGCTcgggggccgggccgggcgggaAGCGGCCCAGGGCAG AGAAGAGGGACCGCgggaagccgccgccgccgctgctgcttcAAGGGCCAGAGGAGGCCCGCCGAGGACTCGAGGCCCGGGCGGCCTTGCTGCTCTCCGAGGCCCCGGCGGCCCCCTGCACTCCCCCCCTGCCCACCAGCCGGTGGCGGGAGGCCGCAGTGGGGAGCCTGGCCGAGCCTGAAGACAGCCGCTGCTCGCTGTGGGAGCTGAGTTCGTTAACGGGCCGGTGCGCCCCCGACGGCGTGGCGGCGCACTGGGCAGAGGAG AGGCGGGAGTTCAGCATGTCTGCGGCATTACCAGAGTCTGGCAGATCTCCAGAGGTGGAGCATTTCCCAAGCAGAATTTGTGGGTATTTTCAAGAGAACAGTCCTGGACATCCAAAGAAACTAGCTCATCAGAGAGATGCTGATACCCTGCAGGATCTCCTGGAACTGGCTGGGGAAGGGCTCACGCTCACACAGTGGAACTTGGATATTCGGCAGCTGGAGCGACCAG AACAAGAACAGAAGCCAGGTGTTCTGCAAAATACTTTTATTCGGttattgcagcagcagcagcagcagcagcaactgtcCCAGAAACGCTCTTGTGAAACAGTAAGGACAATT TTCCCCCTTGATTCACTGGCTGCTGCCTTCAAGGAGATGGTCAACAATCCTCATTTGAGTGATATCCAGATCCAGGTGGACAGTGGGGAAATCCTCTATGCTCATATGTTTGTATTGTATGCACGGTGTCCTCAGCTTTTACAATTT GTTGGCCATAGAAGTTTTGTGGTGGCTGAAGATGGAGAAGTTAGAGCGTGCCGTGTACTGTTGCATGACACTCCAAGGGAGGCTGTTGCTCTGTTCTTGAACTACCTCTACACAGCTGAGCATTTCATACCTCAGCATTTGCTGTCAGATGTGGCTGACCTGGCAATAAG GTTTGGAGTGAAAGAATTGGCTGTTCTTTGTGAAGGCCAGCCTAGTGAAGGGATATGTATAGAAAAATCAGCGGATGATAAAGACAGACCTGGAACTTTTGAAGAACTCCTGAAGTCCATGTGGccagatgaagatgaagaaactGCACCAAAATCTGTACGCAGAGATGAAATCAGTGACAGTATGAACGACCAAGAACTAGAGGAGATTTACACGTTTGTGGCTACCCAGCGCAGAATGACCCCTGATGAAGTGAGGAATGAAAAGGTCTGCGTTGAATGCAGACATGATGAAGGGGAAGAGAAAATTGGCCAGGATGGTGCTTCCTGCCCAAGAAAGGTTCTGGAAAAGTCCACAAGAGGCATGACAATTAGGAAAG TGAAGCCTGACAATGGCCcatgtgcaagagagagagatgtggtgGTTGTGGATGACAGCGAGGAGGAGCAGGAAGTGGGGCCACCATTCTCAAGGGGTATCTTTGCAGAACCTTTGGAGATGATAACTGTAAATGCCAGAAATCCTTTGGGGACTTCCGTAGATGTTTTTGATGTGCAGGACAATAACCCTGTTACTGTTGGTAGTAGCATAGCTAATTCAGCAGCCACATTCCATTCTGGAGTGGGAGATTTGCTATTGCACAACTCTCAGAATTGGTCTGGAGAAGACTCTGACAGCAGTGAagttcttcctgtctcccaaagtttgTCTGCTTCCATACCTGTTCCAAAGATTTCTG ATCTTACCTGCCAAGCCAGAGAAATCTCTTGCATTACTCCGCAGATGTCCTTCCCACCTTATTCGAGCATGGAcaccccagagctgaagaaggaaCTGAGCAG GTTTGGTGTCCGTGCTCTCCCAAAGCAGcagatggttttaaaactgaaggagaTATTTAAGTTTACACACCAACAGGCAGGAACCAACTCCAAGAAAAAGGCTGTTTCAGTTGCTACCAGTTCCTTTCAGAAGCTGCAGCAAAAATTTGTTTCCCCTTATCTGATGCTTCAGGGGAGCCAAAATACCAATAGCTTTACAGATATCTCTGAAGGAGGTAATCAGAGGCCAGAGGCTGGATTTGGGTGGCCAAAGGGAGCAACTGTTCCTGCAAACAGATTAACTATTGGAGGTGGCACTGGAGATCTAATCCTTACAGCTTCTCAAGAGTCAGCTGGATCATCAGGCGCTGGAAGTGAGACTTGTGCAACATCTCAGAG TTCATCAACAGAGTTTGAAATTAGCATGCtggcagagaaagaggaagatgtCCCAGCCTCTCAGATTGCAGAGACTGGTGAGGTGCGGAAACTGGAAATCTTGAAGCACTATATTCATTCCAACCCATCTCTTTGCCAGCAAATTCTGCTGTATCAGCCCATTGAACTGTCTGTACTGCATGCAGAACTGAAGGAAAATGGCATAAGGATTGCATTGGACAAGTTATTGGATTTTTTGGATGCCAACTGCATCACATTTACCACTGCAGAAGCTCggagagaaaagaaacagcaccTCCATAGATCCAAGAAAAAAGGGCGAAGGTGA
- the SLX4 gene encoding structure-specific endonuclease subunit SLX4 isoform X1, which translates to MNGFRFLRATLRRPARGFCNCEAPRRLGAARPPGALARLHRACAAVVPKMGDSEDEFRLLVPPGRRRGAAPVVRGECGRPGGERGPLGAAGAAPGAGPLTLLVDGGRERDGAPSAARPAGRKRRKAAAAGELLTALAMSRSGAGPGGKRPRAEKRDRGKPPPPLLLQGPEEARRGLEARAALLLSEAPAAPCTPPLPTSRWREAAVGSLAEPEDSRCSLWELSSLTGRCAPDGVAAHWAEERREFSMSAALPESGRSPEVEHFPSRICGYFQENSPGHPKKLAHQRDADTLQDLLELAGEGLTLTQWNLDIRQLERPEQEQKPGVLQNTFIRLLQQQQQQQQLSQKRSCETVRTIFPLDSLAAAFKEMVNNPHLSDIQIQVDSGEILYAHMFVLYARCPQLLQFVGHRSFVVAEDGEVRACRVLLHDTPREAVALFLNYLYTAEHFIPQHLLSDVADLAIRFGVKELAVLCEGQPSEGICIEKSADDKDRPGTFEELLKSMWPDEDEETAPKSVRRDEISDSMNDQELEEIYTFVATQRRMTPDEVRNEKVCVECRHDEGEEKIGQDGASCPRKVLEKSTRGMTIRKGEIKCGLESSKLKNSVAGTEKDLRKFSVEFQQDFEEIVPFRAGTRKETTSEVLLGLAGISSQRNHLESSATQFSVSEMKCSLWEPSIDIAEKETTSRNFPRLFQVPAVDLQVTLSRDLEAPLSLLTYASQPNILDRLPSQNDKQKNIKRKGEAPVSSLEKPGGVSPCNRDVKSNDIVVLDSDEELEQEAGKKQVEATSGFSRQQSRQKASPVADVLNCWSPSLPRQGVSKVGDWLGSLVCDEAQPLGESHQPLNLSSQKEGSCWEGLGWSEGRTLVVPETPLSAWNSMDDMQVEKSRLNSGLEKQWTQETQIRQFSCSYKPLPVLLSTSLLETVKPDNGPCARERDVVVVDDSEEEQEVGPPFSRGIFAEPLEMITVNARNPLGTSVDVFDVQDNNPVTVGSSIANSAATFHSGVGDLLLHNSQNWSGEDSDSSEVLPVSQSLSASIPVPKISDLTCQAREISCITPQMSFPPYSSMDTPELKKELSRFGVRALPKQQMVLKLKEIFKFTHQQAGTNSKKKAVSVATSSFQKLQQKFVSPYLMLQGSQNTNSFTDISEGGNQRPEAGFGWPKGATVPANRLTIGGGTGDLILTASQESAGSSGAGSETCATSQSSSTEFEISMLAEKEEDVPASQIAETGEVRKLEILKHYIHSNPSLCQQILLYQPIELSVLHAELKENGIRIALDKLLDFLDANCITFTTAEARREKKQHLHRSKKKGRR; encoded by the exons atGAACGGCTTCCGATTCCTTCGTGCGACCCTTCGGCGGCCGGCTCGGGGCTTCTGTAACTGCGAGGCGCCAAGGCGGTTGGGGGCGGCGCGGCCGCCAGGCGCCCTCGCGAGGCTCCATCGCGCCTGCGCGGCAGTAGTACCGAAAATGGGCGACTCGGAGGACGAGTTCCGGCTGCTGGTCCCGCCGGGGCGCCGGCGGGGGGCGGCTCCAGTCGTTCGCGGCGAGTGCGGCCGGCCCGGGGGGGAGCGCGGGCCTCTCGGGGCGGCCGGAGCTGCTCCCGGCGCCGGGCCGCTCACTCTCCTGGTGGACGGCGGGCGGGAGCGGGACGGCGCCCCTTCGGCGGCGCGCCCGGCCGGGAGGAAGAGGCggaaggcggcggcggccgggGAGCTGCTCACGGCCCTGGCGATGTCGCGCTcgggggccgggccgggcgggaAGCGGCCCAGGGCAG AGAAGAGGGACCGCgggaagccgccgccgccgctgctgcttcAAGGGCCAGAGGAGGCCCGCCGAGGACTCGAGGCCCGGGCGGCCTTGCTGCTCTCCGAGGCCCCGGCGGCCCCCTGCACTCCCCCCCTGCCCACCAGCCGGTGGCGGGAGGCCGCAGTGGGGAGCCTGGCCGAGCCTGAAGACAGCCGCTGCTCGCTGTGGGAGCTGAGTTCGTTAACGGGCCGGTGCGCCCCCGACGGCGTGGCGGCGCACTGGGCAGAGGAG AGGCGGGAGTTCAGCATGTCTGCGGCATTACCAGAGTCTGGCAGATCTCCAGAGGTGGAGCATTTCCCAAGCAGAATTTGTGGGTATTTTCAAGAGAACAGTCCTGGACATCCAAAGAAACTAGCTCATCAGAGAGATGCTGATACCCTGCAGGATCTCCTGGAACTGGCTGGGGAAGGGCTCACGCTCACACAGTGGAACTTGGATATTCGGCAGCTGGAGCGACCAG AACAAGAACAGAAGCCAGGTGTTCTGCAAAATACTTTTATTCGGttattgcagcagcagcagcagcagcagcaactgtcCCAGAAACGCTCTTGTGAAACAGTAAGGACAATT TTCCCCCTTGATTCACTGGCTGCTGCCTTCAAGGAGATGGTCAACAATCCTCATTTGAGTGATATCCAGATCCAGGTGGACAGTGGGGAAATCCTCTATGCTCATATGTTTGTATTGTATGCACGGTGTCCTCAGCTTTTACAATTT GTTGGCCATAGAAGTTTTGTGGTGGCTGAAGATGGAGAAGTTAGAGCGTGCCGTGTACTGTTGCATGACACTCCAAGGGAGGCTGTTGCTCTGTTCTTGAACTACCTCTACACAGCTGAGCATTTCATACCTCAGCATTTGCTGTCAGATGTGGCTGACCTGGCAATAAG GTTTGGAGTGAAAGAATTGGCTGTTCTTTGTGAAGGCCAGCCTAGTGAAGGGATATGTATAGAAAAATCAGCGGATGATAAAGACAGACCTGGAACTTTTGAAGAACTCCTGAAGTCCATGTGGccagatgaagatgaagaaactGCACCAAAATCTGTACGCAGAGATGAAATCAGTGACAGTATGAACGACCAAGAACTAGAGGAGATTTACACGTTTGTGGCTACCCAGCGCAGAATGACCCCTGATGAAGTGAGGAATGAAAAGGTCTGCGTTGAATGCAGACATGATGAAGGGGAAGAGAAAATTGGCCAGGATGGTGCTTCCTGCCCAAGAAAGGTTCTGGAAAAGTCCACAAGAGGCATGACAATTAGGAAAGGTGAAATAAAATGTGGTCTAGAGTCATCCAAATTGAAAAACTCTGTTGCCGGCACAGAAAAGGATCTGAGAAAATTTTCTGTTGAGTTCCAGCAGGATTTTGAGGAAATagtgcccttcagagcaggtaCTAGAAAAGAAACCACAAGTGAGGTTCTTCTTGGGTTAGCTGGGATTTCCAGTCAAAGAAATCATCTGGAGAGCTCTGCAACCCAATTTTCTGTCTCAGAAATGAAATGTTCTCTCTGGGAGCCGAGTATTGATATAGCTGAAAAAGAAACCACATCAAGAAATTTTCCAAGACTCTTTCAAGTGCCAGCAGTAGATCTCCAGGTGACTTTGTCAAGGGACCTAGAAGCTCCTTTGTCTCTGCTTACATATGCATCACAGCCAAACATACTAGATAGGCTTCCCTCTCAAAATGATAAGCAAAAGAATataaagaggaagggagaggcTCCTGTCAGCAGCCTGGAGAAGCCTGGTGGAGTAAGTCCTTGTAATCGGGATGTTAAGAGTAACGATATTGTGGTACTGGATTCTGATGAAGAGCTGGAACAGGAGGCAGGAAAGAAACAGGTAGAGGCTACTTCAGGCTTCTCTAGACAGCAGTCACGGCAAAAAGCGAGCCCTGTTGCAGATGTCTTGAACTGCTGGAGCCCATCCCTTCCCCGACAGGGCGTGAGTAAAGTGGGTGATTGGTTGGGCTCACTAGTTTGTGATGAGGCACAACCTTTGGGTGAAAGCCATCAGCCCTTGAACCTGAGTAGTCAAAAAGAAGGCAGCTGCTGGGAAGGTTTGGGCTGGAGTGAAGGAAGGACATTGGTGGTGCCTGAAACTCCTCTGTCAGCCTGGAATAGCATGGATGACATGCAGGTTGAAAAATCCAGGTTGAATTCTGGCCTTGAAAAGCAATGGACTCAAGAAACCCAGATAAGACAGTTCTCTTGCAGCTATAAACCTCTGCCAGTGCTTTTATCTACCTCTTTGCTTGAAACAGTGAAGCCTGACAATGGCCcatgtgcaagagagagagatgtggtgGTTGTGGATGACAGCGAGGAGGAGCAGGAAGTGGGGCCACCATTCTCAAGGGGTATCTTTGCAGAACCTTTGGAGATGATAACTGTAAATGCCAGAAATCCTTTGGGGACTTCCGTAGATGTTTTTGATGTGCAGGACAATAACCCTGTTACTGTTGGTAGTAGCATAGCTAATTCAGCAGCCACATTCCATTCTGGAGTGGGAGATTTGCTATTGCACAACTCTCAGAATTGGTCTGGAGAAGACTCTGACAGCAGTGAagttcttcctgtctcccaaagtttgTCTGCTTCCATACCTGTTCCAAAGATTTCTG ATCTTACCTGCCAAGCCAGAGAAATCTCTTGCATTACTCCGCAGATGTCCTTCCCACCTTATTCGAGCATGGAcaccccagagctgaagaaggaaCTGAGCAG GTTTGGTGTCCGTGCTCTCCCAAAGCAGcagatggttttaaaactgaaggagaTATTTAAGTTTACACACCAACAGGCAGGAACCAACTCCAAGAAAAAGGCTGTTTCAGTTGCTACCAGTTCCTTTCAGAAGCTGCAGCAAAAATTTGTTTCCCCTTATCTGATGCTTCAGGGGAGCCAAAATACCAATAGCTTTACAGATATCTCTGAAGGAGGTAATCAGAGGCCAGAGGCTGGATTTGGGTGGCCAAAGGGAGCAACTGTTCCTGCAAACAGATTAACTATTGGAGGTGGCACTGGAGATCTAATCCTTACAGCTTCTCAAGAGTCAGCTGGATCATCAGGCGCTGGAAGTGAGACTTGTGCAACATCTCAGAG TTCATCAACAGAGTTTGAAATTAGCATGCtggcagagaaagaggaagatgtCCCAGCCTCTCAGATTGCAGAGACTGGTGAGGTGCGGAAACTGGAAATCTTGAAGCACTATATTCATTCCAACCCATCTCTTTGCCAGCAAATTCTGCTGTATCAGCCCATTGAACTGTCTGTACTGCATGCAGAACTGAAGGAAAATGGCATAAGGATTGCATTGGACAAGTTATTGGATTTTTTGGATGCCAACTGCATCACATTTACCACTGCAGAAGCTCggagagaaaagaaacagcaccTCCATAGATCCAAGAAAAAAGGGCGAAGGTGA
- the SLX4 gene encoding structure-specific endonuclease subunit SLX4 isoform X2: MNGFRFLRATLRRPARGFCNCEAPRRLGAARPPGALARLHRACAAVVPKMGDSEDEFRLLVPPGRRRGAAPVVRGECGRPGGERGPLGAAGAAPGAGPLTLLVDGGRERDGAPSAARPAGRKRRKAAAAGELLTALAMSRSGAGPGGKRPRAEKRDRGKPPPPLLLQGPEEARRGLEARAALLLSEAPAAPCTPPLPTSRWREAAVGSLAEPEDSRCSLWELSSLTGRCAPDGVAAHWAEERREFSMSAALPESGRSPEVEHFPSRICGYFQENSPGHPKKLAHQRDADTLQDLLELAGEGLTLTQWNLDIRQLERPEQEQKPGVLQNTFIRLLQQQQQQQQLSQKRSCETFPLDSLAAAFKEMVNNPHLSDIQIQVDSGEILYAHMFVLYARCPQLLQFVGHRSFVVAEDGEVRACRVLLHDTPREAVALFLNYLYTAEHFIPQHLLSDVADLAIRFGVKELAVLCEGQPSEGICIEKSADDKDRPGTFEELLKSMWPDEDEETAPKSVRRDEISDSMNDQELEEIYTFVATQRRMTPDEVRNEKVCVECRHDEGEEKIGQDGASCPRKVLEKSTRGMTIRKGEIKCGLESSKLKNSVAGTEKDLRKFSVEFQQDFEEIVPFRAGTRKETTSEVLLGLAGISSQRNHLESSATQFSVSEMKCSLWEPSIDIAEKETTSRNFPRLFQVPAVDLQVTLSRDLEAPLSLLTYASQPNILDRLPSQNDKQKNIKRKGEAPVSSLEKPGGVSPCNRDVKSNDIVVLDSDEELEQEAGKKQVEATSGFSRQQSRQKASPVADVLNCWSPSLPRQGVSKVGDWLGSLVCDEAQPLGESHQPLNLSSQKEGSCWEGLGWSEGRTLVVPETPLSAWNSMDDMQVEKSRLNSGLEKQWTQETQIRQFSCSYKPLPVLLSTSLLETVKPDNGPCARERDVVVVDDSEEEQEVGPPFSRGIFAEPLEMITVNARNPLGTSVDVFDVQDNNPVTVGSSIANSAATFHSGVGDLLLHNSQNWSGEDSDSSEVLPVSQSLSASIPVPKISDLTCQAREISCITPQMSFPPYSSMDTPELKKELSRFGVRALPKQQMVLKLKEIFKFTHQQAGTNSKKKAVSVATSSFQKLQQKFVSPYLMLQGSQNTNSFTDISEGGNQRPEAGFGWPKGATVPANRLTIGGGTGDLILTASQESAGSSGAGSETCATSQSSSTEFEISMLAEKEEDVPASQIAETGEVRKLEILKHYIHSNPSLCQQILLYQPIELSVLHAELKENGIRIALDKLLDFLDANCITFTTAEARREKKQHLHRSKKKGRR, from the exons atGAACGGCTTCCGATTCCTTCGTGCGACCCTTCGGCGGCCGGCTCGGGGCTTCTGTAACTGCGAGGCGCCAAGGCGGTTGGGGGCGGCGCGGCCGCCAGGCGCCCTCGCGAGGCTCCATCGCGCCTGCGCGGCAGTAGTACCGAAAATGGGCGACTCGGAGGACGAGTTCCGGCTGCTGGTCCCGCCGGGGCGCCGGCGGGGGGCGGCTCCAGTCGTTCGCGGCGAGTGCGGCCGGCCCGGGGGGGAGCGCGGGCCTCTCGGGGCGGCCGGAGCTGCTCCCGGCGCCGGGCCGCTCACTCTCCTGGTGGACGGCGGGCGGGAGCGGGACGGCGCCCCTTCGGCGGCGCGCCCGGCCGGGAGGAAGAGGCggaaggcggcggcggccgggGAGCTGCTCACGGCCCTGGCGATGTCGCGCTcgggggccgggccgggcgggaAGCGGCCCAGGGCAG AGAAGAGGGACCGCgggaagccgccgccgccgctgctgcttcAAGGGCCAGAGGAGGCCCGCCGAGGACTCGAGGCCCGGGCGGCCTTGCTGCTCTCCGAGGCCCCGGCGGCCCCCTGCACTCCCCCCCTGCCCACCAGCCGGTGGCGGGAGGCCGCAGTGGGGAGCCTGGCCGAGCCTGAAGACAGCCGCTGCTCGCTGTGGGAGCTGAGTTCGTTAACGGGCCGGTGCGCCCCCGACGGCGTGGCGGCGCACTGGGCAGAGGAG AGGCGGGAGTTCAGCATGTCTGCGGCATTACCAGAGTCTGGCAGATCTCCAGAGGTGGAGCATTTCCCAAGCAGAATTTGTGGGTATTTTCAAGAGAACAGTCCTGGACATCCAAAGAAACTAGCTCATCAGAGAGATGCTGATACCCTGCAGGATCTCCTGGAACTGGCTGGGGAAGGGCTCACGCTCACACAGTGGAACTTGGATATTCGGCAGCTGGAGCGACCAG AACAAGAACAGAAGCCAGGTGTTCTGCAAAATACTTTTATTCGGttattgcagcagcagcagcagcagcagcaactgtcCCAGAAACGCTCTTGTGAAACA TTCCCCCTTGATTCACTGGCTGCTGCCTTCAAGGAGATGGTCAACAATCCTCATTTGAGTGATATCCAGATCCAGGTGGACAGTGGGGAAATCCTCTATGCTCATATGTTTGTATTGTATGCACGGTGTCCTCAGCTTTTACAATTT GTTGGCCATAGAAGTTTTGTGGTGGCTGAAGATGGAGAAGTTAGAGCGTGCCGTGTACTGTTGCATGACACTCCAAGGGAGGCTGTTGCTCTGTTCTTGAACTACCTCTACACAGCTGAGCATTTCATACCTCAGCATTTGCTGTCAGATGTGGCTGACCTGGCAATAAG GTTTGGAGTGAAAGAATTGGCTGTTCTTTGTGAAGGCCAGCCTAGTGAAGGGATATGTATAGAAAAATCAGCGGATGATAAAGACAGACCTGGAACTTTTGAAGAACTCCTGAAGTCCATGTGGccagatgaagatgaagaaactGCACCAAAATCTGTACGCAGAGATGAAATCAGTGACAGTATGAACGACCAAGAACTAGAGGAGATTTACACGTTTGTGGCTACCCAGCGCAGAATGACCCCTGATGAAGTGAGGAATGAAAAGGTCTGCGTTGAATGCAGACATGATGAAGGGGAAGAGAAAATTGGCCAGGATGGTGCTTCCTGCCCAAGAAAGGTTCTGGAAAAGTCCACAAGAGGCATGACAATTAGGAAAGGTGAAATAAAATGTGGTCTAGAGTCATCCAAATTGAAAAACTCTGTTGCCGGCACAGAAAAGGATCTGAGAAAATTTTCTGTTGAGTTCCAGCAGGATTTTGAGGAAATagtgcccttcagagcaggtaCTAGAAAAGAAACCACAAGTGAGGTTCTTCTTGGGTTAGCTGGGATTTCCAGTCAAAGAAATCATCTGGAGAGCTCTGCAACCCAATTTTCTGTCTCAGAAATGAAATGTTCTCTCTGGGAGCCGAGTATTGATATAGCTGAAAAAGAAACCACATCAAGAAATTTTCCAAGACTCTTTCAAGTGCCAGCAGTAGATCTCCAGGTGACTTTGTCAAGGGACCTAGAAGCTCCTTTGTCTCTGCTTACATATGCATCACAGCCAAACATACTAGATAGGCTTCCCTCTCAAAATGATAAGCAAAAGAATataaagaggaagggagaggcTCCTGTCAGCAGCCTGGAGAAGCCTGGTGGAGTAAGTCCTTGTAATCGGGATGTTAAGAGTAACGATATTGTGGTACTGGATTCTGATGAAGAGCTGGAACAGGAGGCAGGAAAGAAACAGGTAGAGGCTACTTCAGGCTTCTCTAGACAGCAGTCACGGCAAAAAGCGAGCCCTGTTGCAGATGTCTTGAACTGCTGGAGCCCATCCCTTCCCCGACAGGGCGTGAGTAAAGTGGGTGATTGGTTGGGCTCACTAGTTTGTGATGAGGCACAACCTTTGGGTGAAAGCCATCAGCCCTTGAACCTGAGTAGTCAAAAAGAAGGCAGCTGCTGGGAAGGTTTGGGCTGGAGTGAAGGAAGGACATTGGTGGTGCCTGAAACTCCTCTGTCAGCCTGGAATAGCATGGATGACATGCAGGTTGAAAAATCCAGGTTGAATTCTGGCCTTGAAAAGCAATGGACTCAAGAAACCCAGATAAGACAGTTCTCTTGCAGCTATAAACCTCTGCCAGTGCTTTTATCTACCTCTTTGCTTGAAACAGTGAAGCCTGACAATGGCCcatgtgcaagagagagagatgtggtgGTTGTGGATGACAGCGAGGAGGAGCAGGAAGTGGGGCCACCATTCTCAAGGGGTATCTTTGCAGAACCTTTGGAGATGATAACTGTAAATGCCAGAAATCCTTTGGGGACTTCCGTAGATGTTTTTGATGTGCAGGACAATAACCCTGTTACTGTTGGTAGTAGCATAGCTAATTCAGCAGCCACATTCCATTCTGGAGTGGGAGATTTGCTATTGCACAACTCTCAGAATTGGTCTGGAGAAGACTCTGACAGCAGTGAagttcttcctgtctcccaaagtttgTCTGCTTCCATACCTGTTCCAAAGATTTCTG ATCTTACCTGCCAAGCCAGAGAAATCTCTTGCATTACTCCGCAGATGTCCTTCCCACCTTATTCGAGCATGGAcaccccagagctgaagaaggaaCTGAGCAG GTTTGGTGTCCGTGCTCTCCCAAAGCAGcagatggttttaaaactgaaggagaTATTTAAGTTTACACACCAACAGGCAGGAACCAACTCCAAGAAAAAGGCTGTTTCAGTTGCTACCAGTTCCTTTCAGAAGCTGCAGCAAAAATTTGTTTCCCCTTATCTGATGCTTCAGGGGAGCCAAAATACCAATAGCTTTACAGATATCTCTGAAGGAGGTAATCAGAGGCCAGAGGCTGGATTTGGGTGGCCAAAGGGAGCAACTGTTCCTGCAAACAGATTAACTATTGGAGGTGGCACTGGAGATCTAATCCTTACAGCTTCTCAAGAGTCAGCTGGATCATCAGGCGCTGGAAGTGAGACTTGTGCAACATCTCAGAG TTCATCAACAGAGTTTGAAATTAGCATGCtggcagagaaagaggaagatgtCCCAGCCTCTCAGATTGCAGAGACTGGTGAGGTGCGGAAACTGGAAATCTTGAAGCACTATATTCATTCCAACCCATCTCTTTGCCAGCAAATTCTGCTGTATCAGCCCATTGAACTGTCTGTACTGCATGCAGAACTGAAGGAAAATGGCATAAGGATTGCATTGGACAAGTTATTGGATTTTTTGGATGCCAACTGCATCACATTTACCACTGCAGAAGCTCggagagaaaagaaacagcaccTCCATAGATCCAAGAAAAAAGGGCGAAGGTGA